One window of the Capnocytophaga haemolytica genome contains the following:
- a CDS encoding murein L,D-transpeptidase catalytic domain family protein encodes MGKKYFFLILVFALSTFLYFAKAQTSQLSKEKQLALKQAELNIRELYSDIGCPQYGLSFEAFRYAYIGYQTLRKQHRLNDKELFSIIDFTKDCNTKRFYTIDLEKMKIIYFTYVSHGKNSGDKQPTSFSDVVDSNKSSLGFYITGNTYNGSKGYSLQLHGDERGYNSNLAKRAVVIHSADYANEDYILRHGRMGRSLGCPALPENIYKQVIETIKERTMIFAYYNDAKYLSSSKYLNVLKLIDDESVF; translated from the coding sequence ATGGGCAAGAAGTATTTTTTCTTAATTTTAGTTTTTGCACTCAGCACTTTTTTGTATTTTGCAAAAGCACAAACATCACAACTCAGCAAGGAGAAACAGCTGGCATTAAAGCAGGCTGAGCTGAATATCCGCGAGCTCTACAGCGACATCGGCTGCCCCCAATACGGGCTGAGCTTCGAGGCTTTTCGCTATGCCTACATAGGCTATCAAACCCTTCGCAAACAACACCGCTTAAATGACAAAGAACTTTTTTCTATCATCGACTTTACGAAGGACTGCAATACCAAGCGTTTCTACACCATCGACTTGGAGAAGATGAAAATCATCTACTTCACCTACGTATCGCACGGCAAGAACAGCGGCGATAAGCAGCCTACCTCCTTCTCCGATGTGGTGGATTCTAACAAAAGTAGTCTTGGGTTTTATATCACAGGCAATACTTACAATGGCAGCAAGGGCTACAGCTTGCAGCTCCACGGCGATGAAAGGGGCTACAACAGCAACTTGGCAAAGCGCGCGGTGGTGATCCACTCTGCTGATTACGCCAATGAGGACTATATCCTCCGCCACGGGCGAATGGGCAGAAGTCTTGGTTGCCCCGCCTTGCCTGAAAATATCTACAAACAGGTGATTGAGACCATCAAAGAGCGCACGATGATTTTTGCGTATTACAATGATGCTAAGTATCTCAGCAGCTCAAAATACCTCAATGTGCTGAAACTTATCGACGACGAGTCGGTGTTTTAG
- a CDS encoding thioredoxin family protein, whose protein sequence is MEKFGDVINVKTPVLICFYAEWNEASTYMNAVLREIVTILRDRVKVVKIDVDKNKELTKALKVNNLPTTIIFNKQSLIWRSEGFQDSEVLMMELNKFF, encoded by the coding sequence ATGGAAAAATTTGGAGACGTCATCAATGTAAAAACGCCTGTGCTAATTTGTTTTTATGCAGAATGGAACGAGGCGTCAACGTATATGAATGCTGTGCTACGTGAAATAGTTACCATCTTGCGCGACCGTGTGAAGGTGGTAAAGATTGATGTGGATAAGAATAAAGAGCTCACGAAAGCCTTAAAAGTGAACAACTTGCCCACTACGATCATCTTCAACAAACAGAGCTTGATATGGCGCAGTGAAGGTTTCCAAGACAGCGAAGTGCTGATGATGGAACTCAACAAGTTCTTCTAA
- a CDS encoding DUF3810 domain-containing protein, whose protein sequence is MTSRSSKLNKFSLKYVFYTVLIGLWGLSRNYPTLTERLYSKGIYPNIAKVEHFLLGWISFSMGDVFYTLFFAYIIYLFVKNIKYLWQKPLLWLDKTLLLLMSTACAFFFLWGFNYFRVPLATTLGVKTTYTEEELYSATEHCLQRAIALHQQLAPNDSVKVDFNLSNKEIYALAHKAYPLGITGISDFSSCKSVKSSLYSTLLTYMGYSGYLNPFTNESQINGKMVGYSKPVTACHEIAHQMGYAAEEEANYLGYLAAEKADSPYFKYSAELFALRHFLNEIAVVNPEKYKEIGIKIPQGILENYREVRRFWQQYENKAEPVFKASYDAFLKANKQQQGIDSYDLVVGLLIHHYTAP, encoded by the coding sequence ATGACCAGCAGAAGCAGCAAGCTAAATAAATTTAGTTTAAAATACGTATTCTATACCGTGCTGATAGGGTTGTGGGGGCTCTCTCGCAACTATCCCACACTCACTGAGCGGCTATATAGTAAAGGTATCTATCCTAACATTGCAAAAGTAGAACACTTTTTGTTAGGATGGATATCTTTTTCTATGGGTGATGTGTTTTACACACTCTTTTTTGCGTATATCATCTACCTTTTTGTCAAAAATATTAAATATCTATGGCAAAAACCCTTGCTATGGCTCGATAAAACCCTATTGCTGCTGATGAGCACTGCCTGTGCTTTCTTTTTTCTCTGGGGGTTTAACTATTTCAGAGTGCCATTGGCAACCACTTTGGGGGTCAAAACCACTTATACCGAGGAGGAACTGTACAGTGCTACTGAGCATTGCTTGCAGAGGGCAATAGCATTGCACCAGCAATTAGCCCCCAACGATAGCGTAAAAGTAGATTTTAACCTATCCAATAAAGAGATTTATGCCCTTGCCCATAAGGCTTATCCGCTGGGGATAACCGGCATTAGCGATTTTAGCAGTTGCAAGAGCGTGAAGTCGTCGCTTTATAGCACCTTGCTCACTTATATGGGCTACAGTGGCTACCTGAACCCTTTCACTAACGAGTCGCAGATAAACGGTAAGATGGTCGGCTACTCCAAGCCCGTAACCGCCTGCCACGAAATTGCCCACCAGATGGGCTATGCCGCCGAAGAAGAAGCCAATTATTTAGGTTATTTAGCCGCTGAAAAAGCCGATAGTCCTTATTTTAAGTACAGTGCAGAACTGTTTGCGTTGCGTCATTTCCTGAATGAAATAGCGGTAGTAAACCCTGAGAAATACAAAGAAATAGGCATAAAAATACCCCAAGGCATTCTTGAGAATTACCGTGAGGTGCGCCGCTTTTGGCAGCAGTATGAGAATAAGGCTGAGCCCGTCTTCAAGGCGAGCTATGACGCCTTCTTAAAAGCCAATAAACAACAGCAAGGCATTGATAGTTATGACTTGGTCGTAGGGCTGCTCATTCACCACTACACTGCCCCTTAG
- a CDS encoding DUF2911 domain-containing protein has translation MKQLIIIALFLIGSATYAQGFTSPMASPRQTITQQFSISQVRVDYGRPSVRGRKIFGELVPYGKIWRLGANEATNITFQQPVKFGGKPVKKGSYAIFVTPEAQQWTVVLNYDAHAWGAYSYDPNENAIEFKVPVSQTKDLQEALEFSFESISNDKMNLVIRWEYTKVEIPIEVYKKETTDKIIDLLKDVKQFERELEGDDQQKQQAK, from the coding sequence ATGAAACAACTGATTATCATCGCACTATTCTTAATCGGAAGTGCCACTTATGCACAAGGCTTTACCTCCCCAATGGCAAGCCCTCGGCAGACCATCACTCAACAGTTCTCCATAAGCCAAGTGCGCGTGGACTACGGTCGCCCGAGTGTGCGTGGACGTAAGATTTTTGGTGAATTGGTGCCTTATGGAAAGATTTGGCGCCTCGGAGCGAATGAGGCTACCAACATCACCTTTCAACAACCTGTGAAGTTCGGTGGAAAGCCCGTAAAGAAAGGCTCGTATGCCATCTTCGTAACCCCTGAAGCCCAACAGTGGACAGTAGTGCTCAACTACGATGCACACGCATGGGGGGCTTACAGCTACGACCCTAATGAGAACGCCATTGAGTTCAAAGTGCCCGTAAGCCAAACCAAAGACCTGCAAGAAGCACTTGAATTTTCGTTTGAGAGCATTTCTAACGATAAGATGAACCTTGTAATCCGCTGGGAATACACCAAGGTTGAAATCCCTATTGAGGTTTATAAGAAGGAAACTACCGATAAGATCATCGACCTTCTCAAAGACGTAAAGCAATTTGAAAGAGAGTTAGAAGGCGATGACCAGCAGAAGCAGCAAGCTAAATAA
- a CDS encoding porin family protein yields MLRKITLCIFLILGIKGAYAQFKEPLENLEHFDEKPFQWGYYFGANGFDFKIDYKDLNYQTSRLREIQIDRNLGFNVGLTGSARLIDFIDLRIEPGLVYNKRVLVFPGFNNENDAKREVQSTYIYIPLLFKFSAKRWYNVKPYITAGGSMVFNLSSNANLNIDNSEKTFRATRNVFFYEFGLGLDLYTPYFRMSPSLRMLFSLNNELTPDRDPNSPWTSNVNKIQTRGFLINLNFE; encoded by the coding sequence ATGCTTAGAAAAATAACTTTATGTATCTTTTTGATATTAGGTATAAAAGGCGCGTATGCTCAGTTTAAAGAGCCATTAGAAAACTTGGAGCACTTCGATGAAAAGCCCTTCCAATGGGGCTACTACTTCGGTGCCAACGGTTTCGACTTCAAGATTGATTACAAGGACTTGAACTACCAAACCTCACGCCTACGCGAAATACAAATCGACCGCAACCTTGGCTTCAATGTGGGGCTTACGGGCTCAGCGCGGCTTATTGACTTTATCGATTTGCGCATCGAACCAGGCTTGGTCTACAACAAGCGTGTGCTCGTATTCCCAGGCTTCAACAACGAGAACGATGCCAAGCGCGAAGTGCAGTCCACTTACATCTACATCCCTTTGCTGTTCAAGTTCAGTGCTAAGCGTTGGTACAATGTGAAGCCTTATATCACCGCAGGGGGCTCGATGGTGTTCAACCTCAGCAGCAATGCCAACCTGAATATCGACAACTCCGAGAAAACATTTAGGGCTACACGCAACGTATTCTTCTATGAATTTGGCTTGGGGCTCGACCTCTATACGCCTTATTTCAGAATGTCGCCTTCACTGCGTATGCTCTTCTCGCTCAATAACGAGCTTACCCCCGACCGCGACCCCAATAGTCCGTGGACAAGCAACGTGAACAAGATACAAACAAGAGGTTTCTTAATCAATCTTAATTTCGAATAA
- the ubiE gene encoding bifunctional demethylmenaquinone methyltransferase/2-methoxy-6-polyprenyl-1,4-benzoquinol methylase UbiE, which translates to MAERVVTPYDNSQQGKKQQVTEMFDNISGTYDGLNRVISWGSDVKWRKKVVAKVAEVHPSQVLDVATGTGDLAIALTAIKGVKVTGLDISEGMLAVGREKVAKRGLTDRIEMQQGDSEHLPFADATFDAVTVGFGVRNFEDLNQGLSEIRRVLKPQGRLVVLETSVPERFPFRQGYLFYTHYMMPLIGKLFSKDKAAYSYLSKSAIHFPYGKKFKAILDEIGYRDTAYYPQTLGGVATIYVANK; encoded by the coding sequence ATGGCTGAGCGTGTAGTAACACCCTATGATAATTCGCAGCAAGGCAAGAAGCAGCAGGTAACGGAGATGTTCGATAATATTTCAGGAACTTACGACGGGCTTAACCGCGTAATCTCTTGGGGCTCAGACGTTAAATGGCGAAAGAAAGTAGTGGCGAAAGTCGCTGAGGTGCACCCTTCGCAGGTGCTTGATGTGGCTACGGGCACAGGCGATTTGGCAATCGCTCTGACGGCTATCAAAGGGGTAAAAGTTACAGGGTTAGACATCTCAGAGGGTATGCTCGCCGTGGGGCGGGAGAAGGTCGCTAAGCGCGGGCTCACCGACCGCATTGAGATGCAGCAAGGCGATAGCGAACACCTGCCCTTTGCCGATGCTACCTTCGATGCGGTAACCGTAGGCTTCGGAGTGCGCAACTTCGAAGACCTCAACCAAGGACTCTCCGAAATACGTAGAGTGCTCAAACCCCAAGGCAGACTTGTAGTTTTGGAAACCTCAGTGCCTGAGCGTTTTCCCTTCCGACAAGGCTACTTGTTCTACACTCACTATATGATGCCCCTGATAGGCAAGCTGTTCTCAAAGGATAAAGCCGCTTACAGCTACCTCTCAAAATCGGCAATACACTTCCCTTATGGGAAAAAGTTCAAGGCAATATTAGATGAAATAGGCTACCGTGATACGGCTTATTATCCGCAGACACTCGGCGGGGTAGCCACCATCTATGTAGCTAATAAATAA
- the creD gene encoding cell envelope integrity protein CreD: protein MDSQKSTIANLLQSNTVRLLMIGFLTLILLIPLYFVQDLVRERKYRQNDVVEEINKKWGEEVFFYGPILKVPYNTYDAKNKTYNLQYAYFFPELLQNTSKVKTETKKRNNYESVVFNATMDFTGRYAAPDFSPMGIAEENIQWDKATILIRTTNLSSVKNNVAIKFGGRELPFEPIYERTDNSDREYAGEEYNYNATSSLETRFFNAKEALSRPDFSFTVQYDGSKRISMVPIGKVTESTMKSNWPDPSFTGHFLPFQKKITPNGFEASWRVLHINRAFGQQSFGSLPNISEYSFDVDFVIPVDEYQQNERATKYGFLVIGLTFLIFFLIQSISKIKIHIFQYTMIGLALIIFYSLLISITEHTNFSLAYLIASVMVVLLISLYSVSILKGKKFPLFIGLSLSALYGFIYVIIQLENYALLVGSIGLFTILAMVMYVSRKIEWSQN from the coding sequence ATGGATTCGCAAAAATCAACTATCGCAAACCTGTTACAGTCCAACACTGTACGCTTACTTATGATTGGGTTTCTGACCCTTATACTGCTCATTCCGCTCTACTTCGTGCAGGACTTAGTCCGCGAGCGCAAATACCGCCAGAACGATGTAGTTGAGGAAATCAATAAGAAGTGGGGCGAAGAGGTCTTCTTTTACGGACCGATCCTCAAAGTGCCCTACAACACTTACGACGCTAAGAATAAGACATATAACTTGCAGTACGCCTACTTCTTCCCCGAGCTCTTGCAGAACACCTCTAAGGTGAAAACCGAGACCAAGAAGCGCAATAACTACGAGTCGGTGGTGTTCAACGCTACGATGGACTTCACAGGGCGTTACGCCGCTCCCGACTTCTCGCCAATGGGGATTGCCGAGGAGAACATACAGTGGGATAAGGCGACCATCCTCATCCGCACTACCAACCTCTCGAGCGTTAAGAACAATGTCGCCATTAAGTTCGGAGGTAGGGAGTTGCCTTTTGAGCCTATCTATGAGCGCACCGACAATAGCGATAGGGAGTATGCGGGAGAGGAGTACAACTACAACGCTACCTCCTCGCTTGAAACCCGCTTCTTCAATGCTAAGGAAGCACTTTCGCGCCCCGACTTCTCCTTTACGGTGCAATACGATGGCAGCAAGCGCATCAGTATGGTGCCCATAGGGAAGGTTACCGAGAGCACGATGAAGTCCAACTGGCCTGATCCGAGCTTCACAGGGCACTTTTTGCCTTTCCAGAAGAAGATTACCCCCAATGGTTTTGAAGCCTCGTGGCGTGTGTTGCACATCAATCGCGCTTTCGGACAACAGTCCTTTGGCAGTCTGCCCAACATCAGCGAGTACTCCTTTGATGTCGATTTCGTTATCCCTGTCGATGAATACCAGCAGAACGAGCGCGCCACCAAGTACGGCTTCTTGGTTATTGGGCTTACCTTCCTGATATTCTTCCTCATACAGAGCATCAGCAAGATAAAGATACACATCTTCCAATACACGATGATAGGCTTAGCACTGATTATCTTCTACAGCCTACTCATCTCCATTACCGAACACACCAACTTCTCGCTGGCGTACCTCATCGCCTCGGTGATGGTAGTGCTACTGATCAGCCTTTACTCCGTCTCGATACTCAAAGGCAAGAAGTTCCCGCTTTTCATAGGGCTATCACTTTCAGCCCTGTACGGTTTCATCTATGTGATTATCCAGTTAGAGAACTACGCGCTATTGGTAGGCAGTATCGGCTTGTTTACCATCCTCGCTATGGTGATGTACGTATCGCGCAAGATCGAGTGGTCGCAGAACTAA
- a CDS encoding winged helix-turn-helix domain-containing protein, producing MKAILQHINKVFDNRIRLAIMSVLMVNERVDFNTLKELLDVTDGNLASHTRALENEQYITVEKSFVGRKTNTSYKATEKGKRAFTEHIDALEQIINQRVMSNEDCEL from the coding sequence ATGAAAGCCATTCTTCAACATATCAATAAGGTGTTTGACAACCGTATACGGCTGGCGATAATGTCGGTGCTGATGGTCAATGAGCGTGTGGATTTCAATACGCTCAAGGAGCTGTTGGACGTTACCGATGGTAACCTTGCCAGCCATACGCGTGCACTTGAGAATGAGCAGTACATCACCGTAGAAAAGAGCTTTGTAGGACGCAAAACCAACACATCGTATAAGGCTACTGAGAAAGGTAAACGCGCCTTTACAGAACATATAGACGCCTTGGAACAAATCATTAATCAGAGAGTAATGAGTAATGAGGACTGTGAACTATGA
- a CDS encoding ferredoxin, translating to MTDIHLKITDRDGLLYEVEAPTDMNMSLMEVMRAYEIAQDGEIGVCGGMAMCASCQCYVLNEQEVTLPEMSAEEEAMLYEASNVKPNSRLGCQIPITEAINGLEVVLAPWS from the coding sequence ATGACTGACATACACTTAAAAATAACAGACCGCGACGGATTGCTCTATGAGGTAGAGGCTCCTACAGATATGAATATGAGCCTAATGGAAGTAATGCGCGCCTACGAGATTGCCCAAGATGGTGAGATAGGGGTCTGTGGTGGGATGGCAATGTGTGCTTCTTGCCAGTGCTATGTACTCAATGAGCAGGAGGTTACCCTCCCAGAGATGTCCGCAGAGGAAGAGGCAATGCTTTATGAAGCTTCCAATGTAAAGCCAAACAGTCGCTTAGGTTGTCAAATACCCATTACAGAAGCCATCAATGGCTTGGAAGTAGTGTTAGCCCCTTGGAGTTAG
- a CDS encoding NAD(P)/FAD-dependent oxidoreductase produces the protein MHQTDIIIIGAGPTGLFAVFEAGLLRLKCHLIDTLPQVGGQLVELYPKKPIFDIPGYPSVEASELVDNLMEQIKQFQPQFALGETAMTIDKNDDGTFVVTTDKGTQVKGKAVAIAGGLGTFEPRKPELTNIEFYENKGVEYFVKQPERYAGKHVVIAGGGDSALDWSIYLAEVAASLTLVHRRNEFRGALASVEKVKALKEAGKINLKTPYEVVGLAGDEKLEHLILEKDGGERETIAADYFIPLFGLTPKLGPIATWGLEIEKNAIKVNNALDYQTNIEGIYAIGDVNTYPGKLKLILCGFHEATLMCQSVYNRLFPNRKYVLKYTTVAGVDGFDGSRKEAEKAVVKSI, from the coding sequence ATGCATCAGACAGATATTATCATCATAGGGGCAGGACCCACAGGGTTGTTTGCCGTTTTCGAGGCAGGATTGCTGCGCCTCAAATGCCATCTCATTGACACGCTTCCTCAGGTAGGTGGACAGCTGGTTGAACTCTATCCTAAAAAACCAATATTCGATATCCCAGGCTACCCCAGCGTCGAGGCTTCAGAGTTGGTGGATAACCTTATGGAGCAAATAAAGCAGTTTCAACCGCAGTTTGCCTTAGGTGAAACCGCTATGACTATTGATAAAAATGACGATGGTACTTTTGTAGTAACCACTGATAAAGGCACTCAGGTGAAAGGCAAGGCAGTGGCTATCGCAGGAGGCTTAGGCACTTTTGAGCCTCGCAAACCTGAGCTTACTAATATTGAGTTCTATGAGAATAAAGGGGTGGAGTACTTCGTAAAACAACCTGAACGCTATGCAGGCAAGCACGTAGTGATTGCTGGCGGTGGCGACTCTGCCCTCGATTGGAGTATCTATTTGGCTGAGGTGGCTGCCTCACTCACTTTGGTGCATCGCCGCAATGAATTCCGTGGAGCCTTAGCCTCAGTCGAAAAGGTCAAGGCACTCAAAGAGGCAGGCAAAATAAACCTCAAAACACCTTATGAGGTAGTAGGGCTTGCTGGTGATGAAAAGCTGGAACACCTCATCTTAGAAAAAGACGGCGGTGAGCGAGAAACAATCGCTGCCGATTACTTCATACCCCTTTTCGGGCTTACCCCTAAGCTGGGACCTATCGCTACTTGGGGCTTAGAAATTGAAAAGAATGCCATAAAGGTAAACAATGCCCTTGACTATCAAACCAATATAGAAGGTATATACGCCATTGGCGATGTGAATACTTATCCAGGGAAGCTCAAGCTCATCTTGTGCGGTTTCCACGAGGCTACCCTAATGTGTCAGAGTGTTTACAACCGCTTATTCCCCAATCGAAAATATGTATTGAAATACACTACCGTAGCAGGAGTTGATGGCTTCGACGGTAGCCGAAAGGAAGCAGAGAAAGCAGTAGTGAAATCCATCTAA
- a CDS encoding glycoside hydrolase family 2 TIM barrel-domain containing protein, producing the protein MRIYTTLLLFIFALLSSLGYAQKHDWENLSVSAINTEKNHSYYVPFERTNWEKNDLGSSSQVKLLNGGWQFAYFKHPSKVPSKFYAGAIKQWDVIKVPSNWQLQSNKYDPPVFTNVQYPFKANPPFIPKDYGPVGIYKTSFSLPSQWTGQEVFIHFAGVQSAMYLYINGKKVGYHEDGMLPAEFDLTPHLKAGDNEMIVQVFNWSDGTYLEDQDFWRLSGIYRDVYLFATPKVRMRDFTVTPDLDSQYKDATLKVEVDVQNLANKNEENLSLQATLKDTEGRVVTTEKLPIANLKAQGEQHIDAVFSLKNPLKWTAETPNLYKLGMELLTSDGKPLQALTQNVGFRKVEIKNALLLVNGKPIKIKGVNRHEFDMRNGRTVTREDMIKDIVIMKTHNINAVRTSHYPNTPEWYTLCDVYGLYVMDEANIESHGLWEGGYYTGERPEWQQNIVERNVNMVARDKNHPSIIFWSMGNESVWGKNFDAAYKAMKALDPQKRPVHYESKIPAYANVLSHYDIISNMYTRLTQINDLFHSDTARPVIVCEYAHSMGNSLGNFRKYWDLFNSDVRYQGGFTWDFKDQAIRMKNKDGKEFWNIINYIDKANVNDGLVNAEGTPQPEMHELKKVYQYFNVKDIDINTGLVLISNSNYFVGAEDIYLTWQLLENGKQIDLGTMEQLSLAPQSQRAITIPFKQELVKNGNEYFMNFQFKTKKATLWADKDFEVGSEQIAFPNSISTKWVALPASKPIHLNDKGDVELIGDNFTARFSKTNGSLNSLTYGGKELMVAPLISSFWRVPTDNDEGGFERSYAARWRKAGLDKTTLIPVSLQAFKIGETQVKVVAENQLKTASGTIIQRATYLVNGNGLIEIQQDFTVPKELPPLARVGLQMALDKAFDKVEWYGKGPFESYDDRKEAAFVGIHKKEVKDMFFPYVMPSENGNRSDTRWLKLLSDKAELLVFSDELFNFNAQNYSDTALNKSKETQELPRGEATYLHIDKAQMGLGGDDSWTPRVHKEYILDDASYSYKFSIIPRAR; encoded by the coding sequence ATGAGAATATATACTACCTTATTACTATTTATTTTTGCACTGTTGAGCTCTTTGGGTTATGCACAGAAGCACGATTGGGAAAACCTCTCGGTAAGTGCTATCAACACCGAGAAGAACCACAGCTATTATGTGCCTTTTGAGCGTACCAATTGGGAGAAGAACGACCTCGGAAGCTCTTCGCAAGTAAAGCTCCTCAATGGTGGTTGGCAATTTGCTTACTTTAAACACCCTTCAAAAGTGCCTTCAAAGTTCTATGCAGGGGCTATCAAGCAGTGGGACGTGATAAAGGTGCCTTCGAACTGGCAATTACAAAGCAATAAGTATGATCCCCCCGTCTTTACCAACGTGCAGTATCCTTTTAAGGCTAATCCACCCTTTATACCTAAGGATTATGGTCCTGTTGGGATTTACAAAACCAGCTTTTCACTGCCTTCTCAATGGACAGGGCAGGAGGTTTTTATCCATTTTGCAGGAGTACAGTCAGCGATGTATCTGTACATCAATGGCAAGAAAGTAGGCTATCACGAGGACGGTATGCTGCCAGCGGAGTTTGACCTTACTCCCCATCTGAAAGCGGGCGACAACGAGATGATCGTACAAGTCTTCAATTGGTCAGATGGAACTTACCTTGAGGATCAGGACTTCTGGCGGCTGAGTGGTATCTATCGCGATGTATACCTCTTTGCAACTCCCAAGGTACGTATGCGCGATTTTACCGTAACTCCCGACTTAGATAGCCAGTACAAGGATGCAACACTCAAGGTCGAGGTAGATGTGCAGAACTTGGCTAATAAAAACGAAGAAAATCTCTCTCTACAAGCTACTCTAAAAGATACTGAAGGTAGGGTGGTAACCACTGAGAAGCTCCCTATCGCCAACCTCAAAGCACAGGGTGAACAGCATATAGATGCTGTATTTTCTTTGAAGAACCCCCTAAAATGGACAGCTGAAACGCCTAACCTTTACAAACTTGGGATGGAATTGCTCACCTCCGACGGTAAACCACTGCAGGCTCTTACGCAGAATGTAGGGTTCCGCAAAGTGGAGATAAAAAATGCGCTTCTACTTGTAAATGGCAAACCTATCAAGATTAAAGGGGTAAACCGCCACGAGTTTGATATGCGCAATGGGCGAACCGTAACCCGCGAGGATATGATAAAGGATATTGTGATAATGAAAACCCACAATATCAATGCCGTGCGTACTTCACATTACCCCAATACCCCTGAGTGGTATACACTCTGCGATGTTTATGGGCTTTATGTGATGGATGAGGCTAATATTGAGAGCCACGGTCTCTGGGAGGGAGGCTACTACACAGGCGAGCGCCCTGAGTGGCAGCAGAATATCGTGGAGCGCAATGTCAATATGGTAGCTCGTGATAAGAACCACCCTTCTATTATCTTCTGGTCAATGGGTAATGAATCAGTCTGGGGTAAGAACTTTGATGCAGCTTATAAGGCTATGAAAGCCCTTGACCCTCAGAAGCGTCCTGTGCATTACGAGTCAAAGATTCCTGCCTACGCCAACGTGCTCTCACACTACGATATTATATCCAATATGTACACCCGTCTTACTCAGATTAACGACTTGTTCCACAGCGATACAGCTCGCCCTGTGATTGTGTGTGAATACGCTCATTCAATGGGGAATAGCTTAGGAAACTTTCGTAAGTATTGGGATTTGTTTAATAGTGATGTACGCTACCAAGGAGGCTTTACGTGGGACTTCAAAGATCAAGCCATCCGAATGAAGAATAAGGATGGAAAAGAGTTCTGGAATATTATCAACTATATTGATAAAGCCAACGTTAATGACGGACTCGTCAATGCTGAAGGCACTCCACAACCTGAGATGCACGAGTTAAAAAAAGTATACCAATACTTTAATGTCAAAGATATAGATATCAACACGGGCTTAGTACTTATCTCCAATAGCAATTACTTTGTAGGGGCTGAGGATATATACCTCACTTGGCAACTCCTTGAGAATGGAAAACAGATAGATTTAGGCACAATGGAGCAACTCAGCCTTGCCCCTCAATCACAAAGGGCGATTACGATTCCTTTTAAGCAAGAACTTGTAAAAAATGGCAATGAGTATTTTATGAACTTCCAGTTCAAGACCAAGAAAGCAACTCTTTGGGCAGACAAGGATTTTGAAGTAGGCAGTGAGCAGATAGCTTTCCCGAATAGTATTTCAACAAAATGGGTAGCATTGCCAGCCTCTAAGCCTATTCACCTAAACGACAAAGGCGATGTAGAGCTTATAGGCGATAACTTTACCGCCCGATTTAGCAAAACCAACGGCAGCCTTAATAGCCTCACTTACGGAGGTAAAGAGCTGATGGTAGCCCCTCTTATTTCTTCTTTCTGGCGAGTGCCTACCGATAATGATGAAGGGGGCTTTGAGCGTTCCTATGCAGCTCGTTGGCGTAAGGCAGGCTTGGATAAAACAACCCTTATCCCTGTCAGTTTACAAGCCTTTAAGATAGGAGAAACTCAAGTGAAGGTTGTCGCTGAGAACCAACTAAAAACCGCCAGTGGCACTATCATTCAAAGGGCAACTTACCTGGTGAATGGCAATGGGCTAATAGAAATACAACAGGATTTCACTGTTCCTAAGGAACTTCCTCCATTGGCAAGAGTCGGGCTGCAAATGGCTCTTGATAAAGCCTTTGATAAGGTAGAATGGTATGGCAAAGGCCCTTTTGAATCGTATGACGATAGAAAAGAAGCTGCCTTTGTAGGAATTCACAAAAAAGAGGTTAAAGATATGTTCTTCCCTTATGTAATGCCCTCTGAGAATGGTAACCGATCTGACACCCGTTGGCTCAAGCTTCTCTCGGATAAAGCAGAGCTACTTGTCTTCTCTGATGAATTGTTTAACTTCAACGCTCAGAATTACAGTGATACAGCTCTGAATAAGTCAAAAGAGACCCAGGAGCTCCCAAGAGGTGAGGCTACCTATCTGCACATCGACAAAGCACAGATGGGTTTAGGAGGTGATGATAGTTGGACTCCACGTGTACACAAAGAGTACATACTTGACGACGCTTCGTACAGTTATAAATTCTCAATAATTCCAAGAGCAAGATAA